From one Coffea eugenioides isolate CCC68of chromosome 11, Ceug_1.0, whole genome shotgun sequence genomic stretch:
- the LOC113753301 gene encoding granule-bound starch synthase 2, chloroplastic/amyloplastic encodes MASSTASFPFVIHPALDNSVIPYSGNHRRPKLPLLAFRPRKFTSDSKFGSCGLLNEGIASLSSCCGSTMTRKWTLQRFNATGSGSGEVQSGEESDDALQATIEKSKRVLAMQKDLLNQIAERKKLVSSIKDSIIDQENDSTLSTVNVASANGTEEDEVLTTDEVNAPGKNLLRTETSSSASSLEQSKDTSKEIFQSYKDASAHVNKQSRSATSAVGTSSSKISFDVDSENQLASISTEKIPSDLPSFLSETSAKLPLEDKQHEDFEKSSAQEVNVDKEDSGGEKVKAPPLAGINVMNIILVALECAPWSKTGGLGDVAGALPKALARRGHRVMVVAPRYGDYAGAQDTGVRKRYKVDGQDMEVTYFQAYIDSVDFVFIDSPSFRHIGNDIYGGKRVDVLKRMVLFCKAAVEVPWHVPCGGVCYGDGNLVFIANDWHTALLPVYLKAHYRDHGIMKYARCVLVIHNIAHQGRGPVDDFSCVDLPPHYLDLFRLYDPVGGEHLNIFAAGIKTADRVVTVSHGYAWELKTSEGGWGLDGIINENDWKLAGVVNGIDTKDWNPELDVHLQSDGYTNYSLDTLKTGKPQCKEALQKELGLPVRDNVPLIGFIGRLDHQKGVDLIAEAIPWMMGQDVQLVMLGTGRPDLEQMLRQFEGQYSNKIRGWVGFCVKTAHRITAGADILLMPSRFEPCGLNQLYAMCYGTVPVVHAVGGLRDTVQSFNPYNESGLGWTFQRAEANQLINALGNCFLTYREYKNSWEGIQRRGMLQNLSWDNAAEKYEDILVAAKYQW; translated from the exons ATGGCGTCGTCGACAGCGTCCTTTCCCTTCGTGATTCACCCTGCTTTAGACAATTCAGTTATTCCCTACAGTGGAAATCATCGTCGACCCAAGTTGCCTTTGCTAGCATTTAGGCCGAGGAAGTTTACCAGCGATTCCAAATTTGGAAGTTGTGGGCTTTTGAATGAAGGTATTGCGAGCCTATCTTCATGCTGCGGCTCCACCATGACTAGGAAGTGGACGCTCCAGCGCTTTAACGCCACAGGCAGTGGCTCTGGGGAAGTTCAGAGTGGGGAAGAATCGGACGATGCTTTACAAGCCACAATTGAGAAGAGCAAGAGAGTTCTGGCTATGCAGAAAGACCTACTTAATCAG ATTGCGGAACGTAAAAAATTAGTTTCATCTATAAAAGATAGCATTATTGACCAGGAGAATGACAGCACCCTTTCAACTGTTAATGTTGCATCAGCCAATGGAACTGAAGAAGATGAGGTACTGACAACTGATGAGGTGAATGCACCTGGAAAGAACCTGCTGCGCACAGAAACTTCTTCAAGTGCAAGTTCCTTGGAGCAGTCCAAAGACACTAGCAAAGAGATTTTTCAGTCCTATAAAGATGCTTCTGCACATGTAAACAAGCAGTCTAGAAGTGCCACTTCTGCCGTAGGAACTTCCAGTTCAAAGATTTCCTTTGATGTAGATTCGGAAAACCAATTAGCGAGTATATCAACAGAGAAAATTCCATCTGATCTGCCATCCTTTCTCTCAGAGACCAGTGCAAAGTTGCCTTTGGAAGATAAGCAACATGAAGATTTCGAAAAATCGAGTGCACAGGAGGTGAATGTTGATAAAGAAGATTCTGGGGGTGAAAAAGTAAAAGCCCCTCCATTGGCTGGCATCAATGTTATGAACATAATATTGGTTGCTTTAGAATGTGCACCATGGTCCAAAACAG GTGGGCTTGGGGATGTTGCTGGAGCTTTACCCAAGGCTTTGGCTCGGCGAGGACATAGAGTTATG GTTGTTGCACCTCGGTATGGTGATTATGCTGGAGCTCAAGATACAGGGGTTCGGAAAAGGTATAAAGTAGATGGTCAG GATATGGAGGTGACGTACTTTCAAGCTTACATTGATAGTGTTGATTTTGTTTTCATTGACAGTCCTTCATTTCGACATATTGGAAATGACATATATGGGGGCAAACGTGTG GATGTTTTAAAGCGCATGGTTCTGTTTTGCAAAGCTGCTGTTGAG gtgCCTTGGCATGTTCCATGTGGTGGGGTCTGCTATGGAGATGGAAATTTGGTTTTTATAGCAAATGATTGGCATACAGCATTACTGCCCGTGTATTTGAAGGCACATTATCGTGATCACGGAATAATGAAATATGCCAGATGTGTTCTTGTGATTCATAACATAGCTCACCAG GGTCGCGGTCCTGTGGATGACTTCTCTTGTGTTGATCTTCCACCACATTACTTGGACCTTTTTAGGTTGTATGATCCTGTTGGAGGTGAGCACCTCAATATATTTGCCGCAGGGATAAAGACAGCTGATCGTGTTGTCACAGTGAGTCATGGATATGCCTGGGAGTTGAAGACATCTGAAGGTGGTTGGGGCCTGGATGGGATAATCAATGAGAATGACTGGAAACTTGCGGGTGTTGTTAATGGGATTGATACAAAAGATTGGAATCCTGAGTTGGATGTTCATCTTCAGTCAGATGGTTACACAAATTACTCACTAGACACCTTGAAGACTGGCAAACCCCAATGCAAAGAAGCATTGCAGAAGGAGTTAGGTTTGCCTGTCCGTGACAATGTCCCCTTGATTGGTTTTATTGGAAGGCTTGATCACCAGAAAGGGGTTGATCTTATAGCCGAGGCAATTCCTTGGATGATGGGCCAGGATGTGCAGCTGGTCATGTTGGGCACTGGTAGGCCTGACCTTGAACAGATGCTTAGGCAATTTGAAGGACAGTACAGCAACAAAATTAGAGGTTGGGTGGGTTTTTGTGTAAAGACAGCTCACCGGATAACTGCAGGTGCAGACATTTTGCTGATGCCGTCAAGATTTGAACCTTGTGGACTGAATCAGCTCTATGCTATGTGCTATGGTACTGTTCCTGTTGTTCATGCAGTGGGGGGTCTAAGAGATACTGTGCAGTCTTTTAATCCTTATAATGAGTCTGGGCTTGGATGGACATTTCAAAGGGCTGAGGCAAATCAGCTGATCAACGCGCTAGGGAATTGCTTCCTCACATATCGCGAGTACAAAAATAGTTGGGAAGGGATTCAAAGACGTGGTATGTTGCAAAACCTAAGTTGGGATAATGCTGCTGAAAAGTACGAGGACATACTCGTTGCGGCGAAGTACCAGTGGTGA